Proteins from a single region of Urocitellus parryii isolate mUroPar1 chromosome 4, mUroPar1.hap1, whole genome shotgun sequence:
- the Mpeg1 gene encoding macrophage-expressed gene 1 protein, translating to MSSFRVAFVLWAVVACARTDPPLEEKEETGVQRCKNALKIPVLEVLPGGGWDNLRNVDMGRVIELNYTTCRTTEDGQYIIPDEVFTIPQKQSNLDLNSEILESWMNYKSSISSSINMEISVFSKVNGKFSTEFQRLKTLQVRDKAATTRVQVRNLIYTVKIDPASRLSSGFLKDLMDISDFLANNQTRMATYLAELLVLNYGTHVITSLEAGAILMQEDHIKSSFLQDSQSNHVGVTASAGVSFLNTVNFEASVNVTYQDDLTKSYLANRTNSRVQSIGGVPFYPGITLQTWQQSTTNHLVAIDRAGLPLHFFIKPNTLPQLPGPLVNKLSQTVETAVRQYYNFNTYPGCTDINSPNFNFHANTDDGSCEGKMTNFSFGGIYQECTPLTGSRSAFLCQKLQQKNPLTGNFSCPAGYSPVHLLSQVYEEGYSQLECKENCYLVIFCSTVCEDVFQQSKVQFRVFWCMVKDQVPANSGLLFGGLFSSKSVNPMTNAQSCPVGYIPVTLFTSLSVCVSLDYEMGHKFSVPFGGFFSCAVGNPLLKSSISTDGVPSLKKCPEGFSQHLAIISDGCQVSYCIKAGVFTGGSLPPARLPPFTRPPLLSQSTNTVLVTNREISRSWIKDSKTHRWRLGEPLELRRVIKVIHGNSEGLSGGATAGITVGVTTVLAAVIALAIYGTRKYKRREYQLFEEERRNLTSEILPPEDFPASELQQSPA from the coding sequence ATGAGCAGCTTCAGGGTTGCCTTCGTCCTCTGGGCTGTGGTGGCCTGCGCTAGAACAGACCCGCCtctagaagagaaagaggagactgGAGTTCAAAGATGCAAGAATGCCTTGAAAATCCCTGTGCTGGAGGTCCTCCCCGGAGGGGGCTGGGATAATCTGCGCAACGTGGACATGGGACGGGTGATAGAGTTGAACTACACCACCTGCAGAACCACAGAGGATGGACAGTACATCATCCCCGATGAAGTCTTCACCATTCCTCAGAAACAGAGCAACCTGGACTTGAACTCGGAAATCCTGGAATCCTGGATGAATTACAAGAGCAGCATCTCTTCTTCCATCAACATGGAGATCTCTGTTTTTTCCAAGGTCAACGGCAAGTTCTCCACTGAATTCCAGAGGCTGAAGACCCTTCAAGTGAGGGACAAAGCTGCGACGACTCGTGTTCAGGTAAGAAATCTGATCTACACAGTCAAAATCGACCCAGCCTCCAGACTCAGCTCAGGGTTTCTGAAGGACCTCATGGACATCTCTGACTTTCTAGCGAACAATCAGACAAGAATGGCCACCTACCTGGCAGAGCTCCTGGTCCTCAACTATGGCACCCATGTCATCACTAGTCTGGAAGCTGGAGCTATTCTCATGCAGGAGGACCATATCAAGTCCTCCTTCCTCCAGGACAGCCAGAGCAACCACGTAGGTGTCACCGCGTCTGCCGGAGTTTCCTTCTTAAACACCGTGAATTTCGAAGCATCAGTGAACGTCACCTACCAGGATGACTTGACCAAGAGCTACCTCGCAAACCGAACCAACTCCAGGGTTCAGAGCATTGGAGGGGTTCCCTTTTACCCAGGCATCACCCTCCAAACCTGGCAGCAGAGTACCACCAACCACCTGGTGGCAATCGATCGTGCTGGCCTGCCCCTGCATTTCTTCATCAAGCCGAACACGCTGCCTCAATTGCCGGGTCCCTTGGTGAATAAGCTGTCACAAACGGTGGAAACTGCTGTGAGACAGTATTACAACTTCAACACCTACCCCGGGTGTACTGATATCAACTCACCCAACTTCAATTTTCATGCCAATACAGACGATGGCTCCTGTGAGGGGAAAATGACCAACTTCTCCTTTGGTGGGATTTATCAAGAATGCACTCCACTCACAGGGAGCAGGAGTGCTTTCCTTTGCCAAAAGTTGCAGCAGAAGAATCCACTCACTGGCAATTTCTCCTGCCCTGCTGGCTACTCTCCAGTCCATCTGCTGAGTCAGGTCTATGAGGAGGGCTACAGTCAGTTGGAGTGTAAGGAGAATTGCTACTTGGTCATTTTCTGCAGTACGGTGTGTGAAGATGTATTCCAGCAGTCAAAGGTTCAATTTAGGGTTTTTTGGTGCATGGTCAAGGACCAAGTACCTGCAAACTCAGGACTTCTTTTTGGGGGCCTCTTCAGCAGTAAGAGCGTGAACCCGATGACAAATGCACAGTCCTGCCCAGTTGGCTACATCCCAGTGACCCTCTTTACAAGCCTCAGCGTATGTGTTTCTCTGGACTATGAGATGGGACACAAGTTTTCTGTCCCCTTTGGTGGGTTCTTCAGTTGTGCAGTTGGGAACCCCTTGTTAAAGTCTTCTATATCCACAGATGGGGTACCCTCTCTGAAAAAGTGTCCCGAGGGCTTTAGCCAACACCTAGCTATCATCAGCGATGGATGCCAAGTGTCCTACTGCATCAAGGCTGGGGTCTTCACAGGTGGGTCCCTGCCCCCCGCCAGGCTCCCACCGTTCACCAGGCCACCCCTCCTAAGTCAGAGCACCAACACTGTCTTAGTGACAAACAGAGAGATTTCCAGATCCTGGATTAAAGACTCCAAGACCCACCGATGGAGGCTGGGGGAACCTCTGGAGCTGCGCAGAGTCATAAAAGTCATCCATGGGAACAGCGAAGGCCTGTCGGGAGGGGCAACAGCTGGGATCACAGTGGGAGTCACCACCGTCCTAGCAGCTGTCATTGCCTTGGCTATCTATGGCACCCGGAAATACAAGAGAAGGGAATACCAGTTATtcgaggaggagaggaggaattTGACTTCAGAGATTCTACCCCCCGAAGACTTCCCCGCCTCAGAGCTGCAGCAAAGCCCAGCTTAA